The Ipomoea triloba cultivar NCNSP0323 chromosome 4, ASM357664v1 DNA segment CCAAAAACCTAGGGTTTTCTCATTTCTTCTCTGAACTTCTTACATCTCAACAATGGCCGATGCTGTAAAGAATAAAATCGTCAAGATCCTCAACGGTGATCATAGTCCTGAGGAGGCTTTAAAATTTCCTAAATCTTCCATTAGCATGGCTGCAAGGAAGACATTAAAGCTCGATCCAGTTCTAATTGAAGAAATTATTGTGATACTCATGGATGGATTTCCAAAATGTTTCAGTCATTTGTCGCCACGCCAGAAAACACCTGCATCGTAATTGAAATCGCACAAGATTCAAACATAACTGCAACAACCCTTCCCATACCAGAAGATGGAAACAAGGCAGTAGCGTTTCTACGACATTTTGGGCAAAGAGCACTGGACTGGGAGTATGTACATCATTAAGCATGCAAATAGGCTCTACAATCCAGGTCACAATCCTTTATACCTATTATTGAAATTTCTCTGGAAAAACCTAAGTCTTCTACAGGATTGTCTTATGAGTCTTTACTTGTTCATACATTTGTTGAATTGCCTGAGTAATCTAGTTTATCTCTGCTTGTTGAAAATGTGTCTATTGTATCTGCGACTGATTTGATTACTACTGCTGAAACACTAATCAATCCTATTGATGTGTATAAGGCTGAGAACGTGAGTTAGTTGCATGCCACTATAACTCAGTTCCAAAAAGACTTCACATACTCCTAATATAGAAATGTATGATCCTCCGATTGAGGATAATCCTATACCAATTCCTGGTTGAAAGACTGATCCTCCGATTGAATGACTTTGATTCTCATTCCCGATAACTAAACTCGGCCATGAACCAAAAACATTACTTCTAGGTAAAGTATAATGGTGGGAATTCACATATTTGTACCGTTCTATTCTCATATATATGTTCCAGACTTTTTGAGCTGTAGCTAGTACCTGAAAATTTATTTCAAcgttatattattaaaaaaaaaaaaaaaatttattatcactAGAAACGAGAGAGAGAGGCCGAGAAAGAAAAGTGTACCATGTTCTGGGCTCTTGTTAACCCTAATAATGATTGTTTATACAATATCCATATGTATTTCATGTCTCGGTCGGAAGATAAAGATTAAAGAAATATGTGCTCTAAGAGACTCCCCAAGAACATACCAAAACTCTCTCTGACTAAAGAAAAAACTTCAGCTGATGACTGGTTCCATGGTTTATGAACGGTGATTGTAAAAGATTGgtaataaaactttaaaatagcATAACTTTGTGCTCGGTCAACCGTTTTCgatgatctttttttttaaatcacgtATTTTTTTGAGACGGATTCAACCAAACAGCCGAAGGCGGTTTGCGTCGCCAATTTTGGACAAAAATGCCTATTTTGTTCTGAATTGTAAAATCTACAGCATTGATTCAAGGAATAAAGttgaaaaataatagtatttttaagagtagttttattattttcaaaaaaaaaaataataaaaagactAGTCTGTTGTTTGTTAAGTCTCCTTGCAATAATAATAGGTATTCCCATATAGACCTTGAAGGTATTAGATAATTCTGGAATTCTCATAAATAGTGTATATATTGTAATAGCTTATGCATTTCTAgtataaattcattaaataataatagtaatcatTTTTTATAGTACAAATGCATTTTGTGCGTAAATAGTCTTTGCCTAACTTAAAGGTCTTAACTAGGGCAGCAATGTAGAGTTCGAATTCCACTGCATAGCATATGCGTGTCATTTGGATAAATCGGACGAATATGGTATTGCTAtaggtaaaataataataatagtgtagAGGGTAATTTAACCACTAAATAGGGTGTTTATAATGTTATTacgttaagcgtgcttgggcgagagtagtactaggatgggtgaccccctgggaagtcctcgtgttgcatcccccaccctctttttaatctttcNNNNNNNNNNNNNNNNNNNNNNNNNNNNNNNNNNNNNNNNNNNNNNNNNNNNNNNNNNNNNNNNNNNNNNNNNNNNNNNNNNNNNNNNNNNNNNNNNNNNNNNNNNNNNNNNNNNNNNNNNNNNNNNNNNNNNNNNNNNNNNNNNNNNNNNNNNNNNNNNNNNNNNNNNNNNNNNNNNNNNNNNNNNNNNNNNNNNNNNNNNNNNNNNNNNNNNNNNNNNNNNNNNNNNNNNNNNNNNNNNNNNNNNNNNNNNNNNNNNNNNNNNNNNNNNNNNNNNNNNNNNNNNNNNNNNNNNNNNNNNNNNNNNNNNNNNNNNNNNNNNNNNNNNNNNNNNNNNNNNNNNNNNNNNNNNNNNNNNNNNNNNNNNNNNNNNNNNNNNNNNNNNNNNNNNNNNNNNNNNNNNNNNNNNNNNNNNNNNNNNNNNNNNNNNNNNNNNNNNNNNNNNNNNNNNNNNNNNNNNNNNNNNNNNNNNNNNNNNNNNNNNNNNNNNNNNNNNNNNNNNNNNNNNNNNNNNNNNNNNNNNNNNNNNNNNNNNNNNNNNNNNNNNNNNNNNNNNNNNNNNNNNNNNNNNNNNNNNNNNNNNNNNNNNNNNNNNNNNNNNNNNNNNNNNNNNNNNNNNNNNNNNNNNNNNNNNNNNNNNNNNNNNNNNNNNNNNNNNNNNNNNNNNNNNNNNNNNNNNNNNNNNNNNNNNNNNNNNNNNNNNNNNNNNNNNNNNNNNNNNNNNNNNNNNNNNNNNNNNNNNNNNNNNNNNNNNNNNNNNNNNNNNNNNNNNNNNNNNNNNNNNNNNNNNNNNNNNNNNNNNNNNNNNNNNNNNNNNNNNNNNNNNNNNNNNNNNNNNNNNNNNNNNNNNNNNNNNNNNNNNNNNNNNNNNNNNNNNNNNNNNNNNNNNNNNNNNNNNNNNNNNNNNNNNNNNNNNNNNNNNNNNNNNNNNNNNNNNNNNNNNNNNNNNNNNNNNNNNNNNNNNNNNNNNNNNNNNNNNNNNNNNNNNNNNNNNNNNNNNttgtaaaaatggtctaattgcacaaattttgcttgtttgatggttgaattgcacactttttaagttcaatggcccaattgcacaaaagcgataagtttagtggcctatttgatactttttccttaaaaatattaatagtcaatgatcaAATTTGATACATGTATCATACTTGagggagaaaaataaaattttttctagAGTTAAAAGATATAGTTGAATCATGAATGGGAAATCAGGATTATaggaaaaatacaaaatatggCGGCTGCTACTTGCAAAATGAtctggaatatatatattattatataatataattatggatCAGCAATACTGACGACTATAAAGTCGTCTGAGAATGTCGTGTTACTATTCCAACCTATTATGGATCACTAAATACCGAAGACTAGCTTTGCAAAAATGCCAAAAAAATACCGACGACTATAAAGTCTTCTGAAAATGTCTTGTTATTTCAACCAATAGTGTGCCAACACGACATTACTAGGGTTATGTtgtgtctcttttttttttttttttgaaaaaacaaagattcattcaataatatcagaagctaaaacattacaaatgataGGAGGAGGGTGTGTGAACCACTCCAATTGATCAGCTATAGAAACAGACTGCCTAGCTAACTTGTGNNNNNNNNNNNNNNNNNNNNNNNNNNNNNNNNNNNNNNNNNNNNNNNNNNNNNNNNNNNNNNNNNNNNNNNNNNNNNNNNNNNNNNNNNNNNNNNNNNNNNNNNNNNNNNNNNNNNNNNNNNNNNNNNNNNNNNNNNNNNNNNNNNNNNNNNNNNNNNNNNNNNNNNNNNNNNNNNNNNNNNNNNNNNNNNNNNNNNNNNNNNNNNNNNNNNNNNNNNNNNNNNNNNNNNNNNNNNNNNNNNNNNNNNNNNNNNNNNNNNNNNNNNNNNNNNNNNNNNNNNNNNNNNNNNNNNNNNNNNNNNNNNNNNNNNNNNNNNNNNNNNNNNNNNNNNNNNNNNNNNNNNNNNNNNNNNNNNNNNNNNNNNNNNNNNNNNNNNNNNNNNNNNNNNNNNNNNNNNNNNNNNNNNNNNNNNNNNNNNNNNNNNNNNNNNNNNNNNNNNNNNNNNNNNNNNNNNNNNNNNNNNNNNNNNNNNNNNNNNNNNNNNNNNNNNNNNNNNNNNNNNNNNNNNNNNNNNNNNNNNNNNNNNNNNNNNNNNNNNNNNNNNNNNNNNNNNNNNNNNNNNNNNNNNNNNNNNNNNNNNNNNNNNNNNNNNNNNNNNNNNNNNNNNNNNNNNNNNNNNNNNNNNNNNNNNNNNNNNNNNNNNNNNNNNNNNNNNNNNNNNNNNNNNNNNNNNNNNNNNNNNNNNNNNNNNNNNNNNNNNNNNNNNNNNNNNNNNNNNNNNNNNNNNNNNNNNNNNNNNNNNNNNNNNNNNNNNNNNNNNNNNNNNNNNNNNNNNNNNNNNNNNNNNNNNNNNNNNNNNNNNNNNNNNNNNNNNNNNNNNNNNNNNNNNNNNNNNNNNNNNNNNNNNNNNNNNNNNNNNNNNNNNNNNNNNNNNNNNNNNNNNNNNNNNNNNNNNNNNNNNNNNNNNNNNNNNNNNNNNNNNNNNNNNNNNNNNNNNNNNNNNNNNNNNNNNNNNNNNNNNNNNNNNNNNNNNNNNNNNNNNNNNNNNNNNNNNNNNNNTAACTACTTCATTCATATTAACTTCTGAAagttattttgttatttttgataGTGAAGTTTTTTTAATCTCTCATATTCATTAACAGTGAATGTGTATATGTTGATTTTATATCTCACTGACAAAAGCAATTTGACTACTGTAATCTGTGGCACAAAATATCACCTTTTTCATGGGAAGAACTTGTTGCTAGACTGCACTATCTATCACATTTTTTGCTCTTGTAGATTTTGCCATACTACAACCCATTCTAAACAACCTCAAGACACTTTGTTACAGGGATTTATGTAGGTGGCTGGTGGTATGTTTCACTGGTACTTGCACACACAAATTTTGACAATTGTGTATTTGCTTGTGTATATTTCTGTAAGTTAGAGTGTCTTGGAATCTAAATTTAAGATTATAAATGGATTGAAATGGTTTACAGTTTATACAGATTATGATGGAGACTGTATGATGTTTGGATCTGATGAAAATTTGTACGCGAATTTATTGAATCAAAATTTGTCTTTGACAGCTCTCCAAACAATTTAATCAAGGGACTTTCTTTCGACCTAATTTAGTCATTAATATCCTTCTTTTTGCTTTGCAAGGAATGCATGGAAGTTACTCTCATAAGAAATTAGGAAATACAGAAGTACTGAATTGATTTAGTTGGGCCTTCACAGGTACCCCAACTAGTAATGAGAAGAACCAACATAGGAAGTGATATTATACAGTGAGGACCATGCTTTGTAACTCTCATCTGCTCTGAGAGTGGAAAAGAAAATGCCAAGGGTTCCTTCAAAGAGAACAGTGCTTCTTTACAAGAAAGGATATCCCTTATTGTTCAATTCAAAAGCTCCCACAACCCCATTCTATAAATTGACAAAGACTCAGCTTTTCTCCACGTACTTATCAAAACTCAACAGGCCACTACAAACTCATAAACCAAATTTTTGTAATGAGTCCCCAAGTATGGACAATGAACTGAGGAAGGGACCTGGCCTCATCCGCCTCAAAACTGAACCAGAAGAGCTGGCAAATGATCAGAGCAATGATGAATTCATCACTGATGTTGAAAAGGTATATAGAATTTTGAAGAAGTTTCACTCTAGGGTTCCAAAATTAGAACTTGCTTTGCAAGAGTCTGGTGTTGTTGTGCGGTCAGGATTGACAGAACGTGTATTGAACCGTTGTGGTGATGCTGGGAACTTGGGATACAGATTCTTTGTGTGGGCTTCAAAGCAACCTGGATATAGGTATAGCTATGATGTGTACAAAGCTATGATCAAGATTTTAGGGAAAATGAGGCAGTTTGGAGCTGTTTGGGCTCTTATTGAGGAGATGAGAAAAGAAAGTCCTCAATTATTATCCCCCGAGGTGTTTGTGATTTTAATGAGGAGATTTGCCTCAGCTAGAATGGTGAAGAAAGCTATTGAAGTTTTGGATGAGATgcccaaatatggttgtgaacCAGATGAGTATGTATTTGGATGTTTGTTGGATGCTTTGTGCAAGAATGGCAGTGTAAAAGAGGCATCTACATTGTTTGAGGAAATGAAATTTAGGTTTAACCCTACAATTAAGCATTTCACATCATTGTTATATGGCTGGTGCAAAGAAGGGAAGCTTATGGAGGCGAAAGTTGTGTTGGTGAGAATGAGGGAGGCTGGTTTTGAACCTGATATTGTGGTCTATAATAATTTGCTTAATGGGTATGCTGTGGCTGGAAAAATGGCTCATGCATTTGATCTTTTGCAGGAGATGAGAAGGAAAGCTTGCTATCCCAATGCAACTTCCTTCACAATTGTAATTCAAGCACTTTGTTCACAAGCAAAGATGGAGGAAGCTATGAGGGTGTTCATGGATATGGAGAGAAGTGGCTCTGAGGCTGATGTTGTGACATACACCACTTTGATAAGTGGGTTCTGTAAGTTGGGGAAGACTGATCAAGGCTATGAGCTTCTGGATAGGATGATACAGAAGGGGTATATGCCTAATCAGACTACTTATTTGCACATCATGCTTGCGCATGAGAAGAAGGAAGAGCTGGAGGAGTGCATGGAACTTATTAAGGAGATGCAGAAGATAGCTATTTTCCCTGATCTCAGCATCTACAACACTGTAATTCGGTTGGCATGCAAATTGGGAGAAATTGACGAAGGTATGCGAGTCTGGAATGAAATAGAAGCAAATGGGTTAAGTCCAGGGGTTGACTCCTTTGTCATTATGATTAATGGTTTTATTGAGCAGAGGCGTCTGGTTGAAGCTTGTGATTTCTTTAAAGAAATGATTGGAAGAGGTCTTCTATCAGTTCCTCAATATGGTACTTTGAAAGACTTACTAAATTCTCTGCTAAGAGAAGAAAAGCTTGAAATGAGCAAAGGTGTGTGGAGTTGCATTGTGACTAAAGGTTGTGAGCTTAATGTATATGCATGGACAATTTGGATTCATGCACTTTTCTCTAAAGGGCATGTGAAGGAAGCCTGCTCATACTGTTTGGATATGATGGATGCTGGTGTGATGCCGCAGCCAGACACATTTGCCAAGCTCATGCGCGGTCTAAGAAAGTTGTATAATAGACAGATTGCAGCGGAGATTACAGAGAAGGTTAGGAAAATGGCTGAAGAGCGACAAATAACTTTCAAGATGTATAAACGACGCGGGGAAAGGGACTTGAAGGAAAAAGTTAAGGGAAAAACTGATGGAAGGAAGAGGAGAGCTCGTAGGCGCCGTTGGGGCAGTAACCGCCGGGGCAATCACCGTCTTGAAGCTAACATGTTGTGATGCAGAAACTTAATTCCTTTATGACTTGAAAGAATTTGTTTCagtaaattaatttaagaaTGCTATATTCTGTTCCCTTCAACAAATGATTTTATGTTCTGTAAGCTCTGTTGTATTTTCATGGGGTTTACTTTTCTCGGTAGCTTTCTGAAGCACATAAATCTGCAGTAGAATTGAAACCATGCAAACATGTTTTCTTTACCAACACATCAACAATTGgatttgaaattcttgactctCAAGCTATGCTGCATTGAAATTTCTACTTTCTTGAGAGTGTTACCCATAACACCCAGTAATAACAACATCAGATGCAAGGAAAAATCTACTATCATTGCAGAACTACTGTCAAGGTATTTCTGAATAGAGTAATGTTACATTTTCTTCTTAATTTTAGTGGCAATATGTGGTTGGttcttttaatatttgattaatgagtagttttttttttttaatgcaaggTGAGGTAGGTCAATTTACAGAGTTTTATTTTCATGTCAGGAGGTATGGAGTTTTATTGTTGTGTTAGGAGGTAAAATTAGGAAGGAAAAATAGTGTTATTCTTCTAAATATCATgcttctttttaaatttatgttggGGAACTTTTATTGCAAAGTTACTTTTCAATTTCGTGAGATTTGATAGTTTGTTAATGTCctttgtatatttataattttatgataaaTTAAATGGTAACCTAAAAAATTCATGTTAATTTATACATTTCCATTTCAGACATACAAATCCCTTGAAAAAGGCCCCGGCATATGTGATAGTCAAGTAAGCTTCTCTGAAGCTCCAATGTAACTGTATTATGTAAGGATGCATATGCCTGTTGGTAATATTAAATTCATTGCTTAATAGCTCTATATCATCTTTATTGTTCCAGGAAAACCTTTGTCAGCCCGGAAGACGTTGTAGCTCAAGATGTATGCACTTTCAATTATTGCATGTATTTGATTGATCTTTCACTTTATAAAGTTGGTTTGATGATTGCCGTCTTTTTTCTTCNNNNNNNNNNNNNNNNNNNNNNNNNNNNNNNNNNNNNNNNNNNNNNNNNNNNNNNNNNNNNNNNNNNNNNNNNNNNNNNNNNNNNNNNNNNNNNNNNNNNNNNNNNNNNNNNNNNNNNNNNNNNNNNNNNNNNNNNNNNNNNNNNNNNNNNNNNNNNNNNNNNNNNNNNNNNNNNNNNNNNNNNNNNNNNNNNNNNNNNNNNNNNNNNNNNNNNNNNNNNNNNNNNNNNNNNNNNNNNNNNNNNNNNNNNNNNNNNNNNNNNNNNNNNNNNNNNNNNNNNNNNNNNNNNNNNNNNNNNNNNNNNNNNNNNNNNNNNNNNNNNNNNNNNNNNNNNNNNNNNNNNNNNNNNNNNNNNNNNNNNNNNNNNNNNNNNNNNNNNNNNNNNNNNNNNNNNNNNNNNNNNNNNNNNNNNNNNNNNNNNNNNNNNNNNNNNNNNNNNNNNNNNNNNNNNNNNNNNNNNNNNNNNNNNNNNNNNNNNNNNNNNNNNNNNNNNNNNNNNNNNNNNNNNNNNNNNNNNNNNNNNNNNNNNNNNNNNNNNNNNNNNNNNNNNNNNNNNNNNNNNNNNNNNNNNNNNNNNNNNNNNNNNNNNNNNNNNNNNNNNNNNNNNNNNNNNNNNNNNNNNNNNNNNNNNNNNNNNNNNNNNNNNNNNNNNNNNNNNNNNNNNNNNNNNNNNNNNNNNNNNNNNNNNNNNNNNNNNNNNNNNNNNNNNNNNNNNNNNNNNNNNNNNNNNNNNNNNNNNNNNNNNNNNNNNNNNNNNNNNNNNNNNNNNNNNNNNNNNNNNNNNNNNNNNNNNNNNNNNNNNNNNNNNNNNNNNNNNNNNNNNNNNNNNNNNNNNNNNNNNNNNNNNNNNNNNNNNNNNNNNNNNNNNNNNNNNNNNNNNNNNNNNNNNNNNNNNNNNNNNNNNNNNNNNNNNNNNNNNNNNNNNNNNNNNNNNNNNNNNNNNNNNNNNNNNNNNNNNNNNNNNNNNNNNNNNNNNNNNNNNNNNNNNNNNNNNNNNNNNCACACAAACTCATCAAAATGCAATCAAATCACATCACTCACACACATACTACGTTCCCGTCGCCTTCTTCTTCATCCAACAGCGGAGCGCCATCTTTACTTCATTAATTAGGCTGAAAGACTACATGCTGGAAAACAACACAACACTCATATATACCAAAAATGATAGTGCTAAAGCTAGtaatctcatctcatctcattcaccgaattatatatgttgttaccTTGATCTGAGTTCTATTGTATGTATAGGTGATATGAACTAATCCATCACTAGCTTGGATCACAGCTGGATAAGAGAACTCCATCCCTGATGTATCCTCTAATGTTGCAACATCATGCCACGAGTCCCCATCATCTTCAGAAACTGCAACTTTCAGAACACCCCTCGAGATTGTGTTGTAAGCTAGCACGACTCGACCATCCTTCAGTTTAACACCATCAATTCCTGATCATTATGacacaaattaaagt contains these protein-coding regions:
- the LOC116016585 gene encoding uncharacterized protein LOC116016585; this translates as MFSLPTHQQLDLKFLTLKLCCIEISTFLRVLPITPSNNNIRCKEKSTIIAELLSRSIYRVLFSCQETYKSLEKGPGICDSQENLCQPGRRCSSRCMHFQLLHVFD
- the LOC116016584 gene encoding putative pentatricopeptide repeat-containing protein At5g65820 is translated as MPRVPSKRTVLLYKKGYPLLFNSKAPTTPFYKLTKTQLFSTYLSKLNRPLQTHKPNFCNESPSMDNELRKGPGLIRLKTEPEELANDQSNDEFITDVEKVYRILKKFHSRVPKLELALQESGVVVRSGLTERVLNRCGDAGNLGYRFFVWASKQPGYRYSYDVYKAMIKILGKMRQFGAVWALIEEMRKESPQLLSPEVFVILMRRFASARMVKKAIEVLDEMPKYGCEPDEYVFGCLLDALCKNGSVKEASTLFEEMKFRFNPTIKHFTSLLYGWCKEGKLMEAKVVLVRMREAGFEPDIVVYNNLLNGYAVAGKMAHAFDLLQEMRRKACYPNATSFTIVIQALCSQAKMEEAMRVFMDMERSGSEADVVTYTTLISGFCKLGKTDQGYELLDRMIQKGYMPNQTTYLHIMLAHEKKEELEECMELIKEMQKIAIFPDLSIYNTVIRLACKLGEIDEGMRVWNEIEANGLSPGVDSFVIMINGFIEQRRLVEACDFFKEMIGRGLLSVPQYGTLKDLLNSLLREEKLEMSKGVWSCIVTKGCELNVYAWTIWIHALFSKGHVKEACSYCLDMMDAGVMPQPDTFAKLMRGLRKLYNRQIAAEITEKVRKMAEERQITFKMYKRRGERDLKEKVKGKTDGRKRRARRRRWGSNRRGNHRLEANML